GCGGCGCCGCCGACGCTCGCGTGCGTCGGCAGCAGCCCGATCGCGAAGGTGGCCCCGCCCATCATCAGCAGGCTCAGCACCAGCAGCCGCTTGCGCCCGATCCGGTCGCCGTAGTGCCCGAACACCATCCCGCCGAGCGGCCGAGCGGCGAAGCCGACCGCGTAGGTGAGGAACGCCAGCAGGGTCCCCACCAGGGGATCGCTGGCGGGGAAGAACAGCTTGTTGAACACCAGGGCGGCGGCGGAGCCGTAGAGGAAGAAGTCGTACCACTCGATGGTGGTCCCGACGAGACTGGCGGCGACGACTCTCCTGATGCTGCCGGGATGCGCTGACGGTATGGCAGAGGCGGCCATGGTTACCACTTCCGGACGAGTGCGGGGACGTTCCGATGTCGCCACACCCTAGGAACGCCCAGGTCAACGGCCCATGGTGCCCGTCACCACACTTCCCGCCCGAAGGGTGTGCGCCCCACCCATCCCGCCTGTCGAACTGCCTGATAGGCCTTCGCCAGCCCGGGATCTCACCCCCGCCAAGAAGCCGGGGCTGGTCCTCGCCTACGTGCAGGGGAGTCGGCCGCGGCCGTATCGCTTGCTGCCGGGGCCCAGGATCGGTACGCCTCGCCGCCGCCCCGGCCCCGGCCTGACCGCGTCCACCCGCGCCCTCTGCGCCCGCTGCTCCTGCCGCCGGCCTCCGTCGGTGTCGCCGCTCGGTGGTCCCGGGGGTGTCAGGACCGGGCGAGAGTCAAGTCGTGACAGGATTCCTCGATCCAGCCGAGGGGGACCCCGCTGGGCAGAGCGTCGTCACGCAAGTCGGTTGTCAGCGCGTCCCAGTTGTCATAGCCGTGGGCCTTCGCTATCGAGTCCCTGACCCTGGTCTCATGCGGAGGTGTCACCTCCGTTCTGCTCGTCTTGTGATCCTTCAGCCGGTGAACCGCATGCCACAGCATCACTTCCGTCTCGAACTGCCTGAAATGATGAATCTTGTCCATCAGGTTTGCGGACAGTGACGGAATGTCCAGGAAGAGGCGCGCGAGAGCTGGCTCGACCGAGGAATTTCGGGACAGCTTCGAATCGCTCCCGGTGTTCAGTCCTGCGAAATCGAGCTGTCCGGCCAGCAGGAACCGGATGTATTTCTGATACCGGCCGGTTCCGAAGATGAACGGAGGGAGTGACAGGTCGAGTTCTTCACGGCTGTGGCCGAGAAGCGGGTCGTGCGAGGCGTATCGGGGCCCTTGGCTGAATCGGCGGTCGTTTCCATCGGCAGGTGCCCCGTCGGGCAGGAGCGAAAGAAAGCGAACAGCCCTCAGTGCGTCCACCCTCTTGATGTCGACGGAGGCTGCGACTTCACCTATCACGCCACTCGGGTCGTCGATCCCGGCTTTCTTGAACAGAAGCCGCCAGACCCGGTCGGGATAGTACGATTCGGCGGCGACCCGGTGAAGCTCCACACCCTGGGACCGGGTGATCAGCTTGAGACCGTACAGCTTTCTGATCGCCGCACGGATATTGACCAGGGCGACGCTCACCGCCGAGTGGTCGTCGTCGGGATCCGTCGCGACCACCACGGGGTCGTCCGAATCGAAGAGGCCGGACCGGTACATCCTGTAGACGGCTCCGACACCGTGGACGCCGACGGGCCAGCATTCCGCGGCCCGTATGGCCCCCATACTGGACGCCCCGACGATCTGAGCGCCGTCGCGAGCCACCTCGACGACCTCTCGCGGTGACACCGGGAGCACCTGCGAAAACGATCCGTCGATGATGAGGATCCGGGAGCTTCCGCTTTCTCTGGCCCGGTAGACGTCGCCGCGTTTCGCGGGGGGAAGGACGTGCGCCTGCGGCATAAGGGCCCGTGCCTCGCCCGGCGGCAGGGACGGCCCGGTGAATATGGTGGTTCTCATGGCTCAGATCACCGATTCCAGCAGGCGGAGGGTAGGGGTGCGCGAACTCTCACCGTAGGGAGACGCGAGGCCCGGAATCAGGACACGAACCACCGGCACGCCGAGATCCTCGCGGGTGAGTTCTGTCACCAGGCACTTTTCGTGTCCTGCGTCCCGCAGCCGGCCGACGACCGTGTGTATGTTCTGCAGGATGCTGCCGCTGCCGTCCTTGGCCTGCGGGAACGCCAGGGAGCCGGGGTTCCGGTAAAGAGAGTCGATCCGCTTCAGCTCGGCCGGCCTGCGCCTGGCGCGCCCGGTCTCGAACACCTCTCGCGCGCCCGTGGCGAAGCTGGCGTGACCTTGGCACGCCTCGGTGAGAGCGCGAAGCAGCGCCCGTTCGGGCTGGAGGTCGGCCCCGTACCCGGGGAAGTAGGTCACCTTGCCCTCCTGCCCGAAGTAGCCGTCGTCGAAAAGGACGACCCGGATGACCGGAACGTCGATCACGTTGGTCAGATCCTGTATCCGGACAACCAGACCCTGACCGGTCAGCGCGTCGATGAACTCCTTCGCGGTTCCGGCTGGAACCGACTCCGGGGATATGACCCTCAAAGGTCGACGAGGAGAGAAAAGCGGGTCGTGGTGAGCGGAGTAAAACGCTTCCTCCGACACCGCGTCGCGCTCGACAAGCTCACAGACCGCGTGGAGGACCGCCTCTGAATACGTATTCCCGGAGGCGAGCCCGTTGGTCTCGATCCGCGCCGTCATGCCTTCCGTGGAGGGATTGAGGACGAGGTCGGTCGGTACCAGATGATGGCCCCCCTGCGCCAGGTCGTACGCCCCCGTCCAGGAGAAAACGGCGTCGGGCCGGTACGTCGTGTCCTGCGGCAGGCTGAAGTCCTCCGGGTCGACCGCAGCGGCGGGAGCGAGTTCCTTGTAGGAACCCCTGACGATCCGGAGGGCCGGAATTTCCTCGGCCGAGACTCGCTCGATCGCCTCCATGACGGCGCTGAGCTTCGCCGCGATCGGCGTCGCCCCCTTTCCCGCGCTCACCGTCAGGTCTTTGGCCAGAGGAGTCACGGCCGACCACACGGGGGAGCTGATGTAATCCAGGGGGGTGGTGTCGTACACGCGCGTGACGGGGACGC
The Streptomyces sp. NBC_00091 genome window above contains:
- a CDS encoding YcaO-like family protein, with amino-acid sequence MVKPDSLTALRPDSFQPDAESTKAGHARSFKETWDSLKPLLPRVPVTRVYDTTPLDYISSPVWSAVTPLAKDLTVSAGKGATPIAAKLSAVMEAIERVSAEEIPALRIVRGSYKELAPAAAVDPEDFSLPQDTTYRPDAVFSWTGAYDLAQGGHHLVPTDLVLNPSTEGMTARIETNGLASGNTYSEAVLHAVCELVERDAVSEEAFYSAHHDPLFSPRRPLRVISPESVPAGTAKEFIDALTGQGLVVRIQDLTNVIDVPVIRVVLFDDGYFGQEGKVTYFPGYGADLQPERALLRALTEACQGHASFATGAREVFETGRARRRPAELKRIDSLYRNPGSLAFPQAKDGSGSILQNIHTVVGRLRDAGHEKCLVTELTREDLGVPVVRVLIPGLASPYGESSRTPTLRLLESVI
- a CDS encoding TfuA-like protein translates to MRTTIFTGPSLPPGEARALMPQAHVLPPAKRGDVYRARESGSSRILIIDGSFSQVLPVSPREVVEVARDGAQIVGASSMGAIRAAECWPVGVHGVGAVYRMYRSGLFDSDDPVVVATDPDDDHSAVSVALVNIRAAIRKLYGLKLITRSQGVELHRVAAESYYPDRVWRLLFKKAGIDDPSGVIGEVAASVDIKRVDALRAVRFLSLLPDGAPADGNDRRFSQGPRYASHDPLLGHSREELDLSLPPFIFGTGRYQKYIRFLLAGQLDFAGLNTGSDSKLSRNSSVEPALARLFLDIPSLSANLMDKIHHFRQFETEVMLWHAVHRLKDHKTSRTEVTPPHETRVRDSIAKAHGYDNWDALTTDLRDDALPSGVPLGWIEESCHDLTLARS